The nucleotide sequence TTACAAGTCTAATTCCGTTAGTATCAAAATAATAGCTATTGCCATTAATAACCTGAAGACCAGTTAGTAGTTTACCGTCATTTGCAAAACCATAGTAATAACCGCTAATATAAATTATTCCAGTTTGCATAACACCGTTAACAGAAAAATAGTATTTGCTTCCGTCAATAGTAATCCAATCAGTTTGCATAACACCGTTACTATCAAAATAGTATGTATAATTATTAATGTTTTGAAGACCAGTTAGCAATTTACCATCATTTCCAAATCCATAATATTTATTATTGATATGAACTAATCCGGTTTGCATAACGCCATTATTATCAAAGTAGTACTTGCTATCATTACAGGTAATCCAGCCGGTTTGCATAACACCGTCATTATTAAAATAGTAATAATTGTTATTAATGGCTTGAAGGCCAGTTAATAATTTGCCGTCATCATTGAAACCATAATAGGTGCCATTAATGTTTTGAAGGCCAGTTAGCATAACCCCAGAGGCATCGAAATAGTAGCTATTACTGTTATATTTAAGCCAGCCGGTTTGCATAGAACCATCATCATTAAAATAATAAATGCTCTTATTTATTGATTGAAATCCCTTCTGCTGAACTCCATTTACATAGTAATATTTTTTACCGTCCTTGGTTACCCAGCCGTCCTGGCTATCATTATTTAAATTGGAAGCTTTTTTGTCAGTACTAGTGGTGTTTACCTTAGGCGCATCATTATTAGAACTAGTTACCTTTGATGTTTGAGAGGAATCAGCAGCTAGATTGTTATTTGATAAAGCTTTATTTTTTGCTAGTGCAGAATCAGATTGGTTATTAGGAGTATCTTTTATAGGCGCATTTGCTGGAGCTTCAGTGGTCTTAATATCAGTATTGGAGGGATTCTCGTTTTTAGAAGTATTGGTAGAAGTATTGTTAGAAGGTATATTGTTATCGTTAGAGCCTTTAGTTTGGGCAGAGGAGGTGCTTTTAGTTTTAGAAGTGTCCTTAGGTATAATGGGCGCCTCATTATTAATTGAGCTTTCATTTTTGAAGGTATTTTTATTATCAGTAACATTTGTATAAGGTATGGAAGCTTGTTTTTTAGGAGTAATACCTTCATTAGGAGAAGAAGCCTGGTTAAGTTTTGGGTTAACAAGAATTTTAGAATTATTAGTAGCTTGTTTGGGATTTGTATTAGGCATAGAACTAGAAGCAGTGTTAGTTTGTACCTTGGTATTTAAATTGTTTTTTGCATTGCTACCGTTTACATTTGAAGTGATAGGTGTAAAAACATGGTTTTTGTTTAAAGAAAAATTATTTGAAGAGCTTCTCTTTGTCAAGGCTGAAGAATTTTTTGTTAGTTCAGAGGCTAAAGTTGGAGTAGAAATAGATCCTAATATATATATACTTGATAGTAATAATGTTATTTTATTTTTTAACATTTATACCAACTCCTTTCAAGTTCTATTTTATTACATATTATACTAAAATATCAATGAAAACATTACAATATGTTGATAAAAATAGCATATACATATTTAATTAACTATTATGGCATATAAAGGCAAAAGATGCTATAATATAAAATATGGGGGGTGACAATATGAGTAGAATTAAGAATATTCTGCTAGTATTTTCAATATCAGTAACAACTAGTGCGGTGTTATTAAGTAAGCCTGCAATAAAAGCTTATGCGGCAGATAACAGCGTATACAAAAGTTCAATTTCAAATAGTAATGAAATTAATGTTAAAGGCAAAGAAGTTCAAGAAAAAGAGGTGAATGTTAATAAGAATAACGACTCTAATTCTAAGGTAAGCTCGTCAAATGAAAATCAAGTCTCTAATAAAGAAAATTCAAATCCCAAGGTAAGTTCATCAAGTGAAATTCAAAGTATTAATAAGAATGTTAATTTACAAGTTCAGCAAAATAATAAGTCAGTATTAGCTGCTTCAAACGTAGATGATGAGGTTAAGAAGATTAATTCAGGTAATGTTCAAACGTCAGATTATATTGCAATAGGAGAAACTAAAGTAAAGCCTGATACTCTTGATATCATTAACAAAGCTATAGTTGATGCAAGAAGCGCGGAAGGTACAGATTTATCTGAGGTAGAAATTTATGACATAGTATCTCAGACGGCAGAAGCTATACAAGAGGCATTTCGTAACATAAACGATGGAGTAGCAAATGTTTCGGATTATACACTGCTTGGTGCAACTTTTGTAAATGATGCAAATCTAGATTCTGTAAATAAGTATTTTTATCATAAGAGATATGCTACTGTAACAAAATTTAAGGATGTAGCTACAAAAACCTCAAATGCTCTTAAAAATATTAATAATGGTCAAGGAGGAGAAACTGATTATACTGCCTTAGAAGTAAGCGGTGTTACTCAGCCTTATTTGGACTTAGTTAATAAAAACATAGTTAAAGAAAAACAGAACAAGGGTAGAGATTTGACAATAACTGAGATATCAGATTCAGCTGCTTCTACTATAGCAAGAATTAATACTGCATTGGATAATATGGATGCAGGAGTGGCAACGTTAGAGGATTATCAGGCTATTGGAGCTAATAATGTACCTCAACTTCATGTAGCGGATGTTAACAGCTTAGCAATGGATCAAAGGTGGGGAGACGTAAGTGAAGCAATTGATGGAATAAACACCATAATGACTTATATAAATAATATAAATAGTGGCGTAGGAACAGAAGACGATTACATAAATTCGCATGCGGTAGATTCAAATGAAGGAAATATTGATTATGATATCCTTAATGCCAACATTATTGAGAAAAAAACAGCCAAAGGGCAGGATTTAACAATACCAGAAGTAGCTAATGTAGTAAAAGAGGTTAAAACATTATTGGATTTTTATAATCATGCAGCAGCAGGACAGACAACCTTGCAGGATTATAAAAATGTTGATCCAAATGCTCAAGTTCAACAAGATGATGTAGCTACATTAAGCGACATGCTGAAAACTAGAGATTGTAAAACATTGAAAGCATTACAGGACAAAATAGATTCAATATTAAATTCACTTAAAAATATTAATTCGGGAATAGGAAATATTGATGATTACAGTAAGCTTCAAACAGAGGCAGTTGATGCATCAAAGCTAGAAGCTGTAAATGATGACATTAAAAAGATAAAAGCAGATAAAGGTAGAGATTTAACTATACAGGAAATAAGAGATTCAGTTAAGAAAACTATAGATTATATCAATTCGACCTCCAATGTTTCAAAGGGAGACGGAAGTGTTAGTGATTACATTACAATTGGAATTGATGGAGTTACAGAGATAAATATAGAATTTGTTAATGAAAGAATTAAGGAAAGTGGAATAACCATAACTATAGAAAATATTAAGGTTGTAATTGAACCAATAGTACAACTGTCAGAGGTCTATGTCAGAATAGTTACTGGAGTTGGAACAGTAGTAGACTATAAGACACTTGGTATTAACAATGTCAATGATAACAACATAATCTATATAAATGCAGAACTAAAGAATAAAAAGGATGTTAAAATTCAAGACATACAAACAAGAGTTGACAATACCATTAACAATATAGATGTAATAAATAAGATAGGTGCAGGTGATGCGGTACTTAGCGACTACTTTAATATAGGAATTACAGATGTTTATCAAGATATTTTAGATTATGTGAATGCAGACTTGAAAATTCAAAATTACAAAGATGTAGACGACATAATTGAAAGAGTAGAAGCTAAAATAAGTTCCTATGAAGCTTTAATGAGAATTAATATTGGGGAAGCTGTAACTGACGATTTTAAAGCTCTTGGGTTAACAGATATAAATGATGGACTACTTTTATACGCAACTACAGATTTGCAAAATAAGAATTATAAGACTGCTGATGAAGTTATAGCTAGAGTACAAGCACAAATAGAAATTTACAGGGCATTAATGCAAATTAATTTAGGAAAAGCAACTACAGCTGATTACAATACTTTAGGAATTATAGATGTAAATGACAGCATACTTACATATGTGAATGCAGACTTGCAAGGCAAAAATTATGTGAACGTTGATGAAGTAAAAGCAGAAATTGAGAAGAATATTCAAATATATAATGCATTACTTAAGATAGATTCTGGTTCAGCTACCATAGACGATTATAGAACAATTGGAATAACCACAGTAATTGACTACAATATCTCCTATGTAAATATCAGAATAAAAGGAATGAATATACCACAGGTTTCTGATGCTAAAAGATTTATTAATATAATACTTAATAACATGATAGTATCAAGCGTAAGTGGTACAATTACTGATTCAGCAACAGGAACTCCACTTCAAGGAGTTGAGATAAGGTTTAGAATTGGAGAAAACAATATTGCAGGAAATTATTTCTCTAAGAATGGCTCACCTGTTGAAGCAACTGTAGATGCTCAAGGAAAATACAGTATTCAATTACCTGAGGGAAGCTATACAGTTGAAATTAAAAAGGATGGATACGTTACTCAGAACTTTGTAATTACTTCAAATGGAAAGGCTAAAACAGTTCTGCAAAATATTCAGTTAGTGATGCTTCAATACACAGTAAGTGGTGTAGTTAAAGATGCACAAACAGGGAATCCACTACAGGGAGTAGCAATTAGATTTAGGATTGGACAAGATAATAAATCAGGAGACTATTATTCAGTTAATGGTAATGAGGTTGTGGTATATACAGATGCACAGGGAAAATATACTGTTAGCTTAGAGGATGGAACATACACAGCTGAAGCAAAAAAAGATGGGTACATTAATGTATATAGTGTGGTTATTTCAAGTGAGGCCACTGAAAATAATATACAGAATATAGTTATATCTCAAACATTATCTGAAAACCAATATCGCGTAGTTTTAACCTGGGGAGCTAATCCTTTGGATTTGGATTCGCATTTTAGTGGTACAACAGGCAGCGGTCAGTCAATAAATGTTTATTATCAAGCTCCAAGCGCTCAAGTAGGAGATACAGTGGTGTCGCTAGATACAGATGCTAAGTTTGGTTATGGTCCAGAAACAGTAACTTTTGTTGTTGATTCAAAGGGAAGCTATACTTACTCGGTGTTTGATTTTAGTGATGGTTCATCATCAGCTTCAAATAAGTTATCTTTATCAGGAGCCACAGTAAGGGTTTATAAGGGCAGCGAGCAAATAAAAACATATACTGTTCCTACTAATGCAGAAGGAATTACATGGAACGTATTTAAGGTTGAAAATGGACAAATAGTTGATGTGAACAGCATAACAGGAGATAGGGAATAGTAAGGAATTAAAAATATAGATATAGGGTTATTCCTATATCTATATTTATACTAAATTAATTAGGGGGAAAATTTATGAATAATATTAAAAAAACTTTGTTAATTGCATCAGTTCTAGCCTTGGGGACAAAAATGGGTATGGACTTAAATGCTGTAAAGGCTTATGCAGCAGAAAATGTTTCAAGTAGTAAAATTGTAACAAGTGAAAAAGCTTCTGAGTCGGGGAACAATGCTGTTAATAATAATGAAATAAAGACTCCAGATAATAGTTATGAAGAACAGGCAAAAAATCTTCAAGTGCAAGCAGATGTTAAAAAAAATGTACAAGGTACTGTAAATAATACTCAAACATCT is from Clostridium acetobutylicum ATCC 824 and encodes:
- a CDS encoding carboxypeptidase regulatory-like domain-containing protein, whose product is MSRIKNILLVFSISVTTSAVLLSKPAIKAYAADNSVYKSSISNSNEINVKGKEVQEKEVNVNKNNDSNSKVSSSNENQVSNKENSNPKVSSSSEIQSINKNVNLQVQQNNKSVLAASNVDDEVKKINSGNVQTSDYIAIGETKVKPDTLDIINKAIVDARSAEGTDLSEVEIYDIVSQTAEAIQEAFRNINDGVANVSDYTLLGATFVNDANLDSVNKYFYHKRYATVTKFKDVATKTSNALKNINNGQGGETDYTALEVSGVTQPYLDLVNKNIVKEKQNKGRDLTITEISDSAASTIARINTALDNMDAGVATLEDYQAIGANNVPQLHVADVNSLAMDQRWGDVSEAIDGINTIMTYINNINSGVGTEDDYINSHAVDSNEGNIDYDILNANIIEKKTAKGQDLTIPEVANVVKEVKTLLDFYNHAAAGQTTLQDYKNVDPNAQVQQDDVATLSDMLKTRDCKTLKALQDKIDSILNSLKNINSGIGNIDDYSKLQTEAVDASKLEAVNDDIKKIKADKGRDLTIQEIRDSVKKTIDYINSTSNVSKGDGSVSDYITIGIDGVTEINIEFVNERIKESGITITIENIKVVIEPIVQLSEVYVRIVTGVGTVVDYKTLGINNVNDNNIIYINAELKNKKDVKIQDIQTRVDNTINNIDVINKIGAGDAVLSDYFNIGITDVYQDILDYVNADLKIQNYKDVDDIIERVEAKISSYEALMRINIGEAVTDDFKALGLTDINDGLLLYATTDLQNKNYKTADEVIARVQAQIEIYRALMQINLGKATTADYNTLGIIDVNDSILTYVNADLQGKNYVNVDEVKAEIEKNIQIYNALLKIDSGSATIDDYRTIGITTVIDYNISYVNIRIKGMNIPQVSDAKRFINIILNNMIVSSVSGTITDSATGTPLQGVEIRFRIGENNIAGNYFSKNGSPVEATVDAQGKYSIQLPEGSYTVEIKKDGYVTQNFVITSNGKAKTVLQNIQLVMLQYTVSGVVKDAQTGNPLQGVAIRFRIGQDNKSGDYYSVNGNEVVVYTDAQGKYTVSLEDGTYTAEAKKDGYINVYSVVISSEATENNIQNIVISQTLSENQYRVVLTWGANPLDLDSHFSGTTGSGQSINVYYQAPSAQVGDTVVSLDTDAKFGYGPETVTFVVDSKGSYTYSVFDFSDGSSSASNKLSLSGATVRVYKGSEQIKTYTVPTNAEGITWNVFKVENGQIVDVNSITGDRE